Proteins from a genomic interval of Clostridium sp. AN503:
- a CDS encoding ABC transporter ATP-binding protein, translating to MGNRVLDMENLHVSFDTYAGEVQAVRGVTLHVDEGEVLAIVGESGCGKSVTAQTIMKLNPMPPARIKEGSIRLGEHDIVAASEKEMQSIRGKEVAMIFQDPMTCMNPTTQVGKQIVEAIKLHKHLSKKEAFEEAVRCLKQVNIPNPEERARQYPHEFSGGMRQRAMIAMALSCNPKLLIADEPTTALDVTIQAQIMDILIELKEKINTAIILITHDLGVVAGSADRVAVMYAGKVVETGSCEDIFYRGVHPYALALLKSLPSVDTTKAEPLTSIPGTPPDLLSPPKGCGFAARCSHCMKICHEQEPPEFTVGEGHTASCWLLHPDCPTAEERGEHQ from the coding sequence ATGGGAAATAGAGTACTAGATATGGAAAACCTGCATGTATCCTTCGATACCTATGCAGGCGAGGTACAGGCAGTCCGCGGCGTCACGCTCCATGTGGATGAGGGCGAAGTGCTTGCCATCGTAGGCGAGTCGGGCTGCGGCAAGTCCGTAACGGCACAGACCATTATGAAGCTGAACCCGATGCCTCCGGCAAGGATTAAGGAGGGCTCCATCCGTTTAGGGGAGCATGACATCGTGGCAGCCAGTGAAAAAGAGATGCAGTCGATCCGCGGCAAGGAAGTGGCGATGATCTTCCAGGACCCGATGACCTGCATGAACCCCACCACCCAGGTGGGCAAACAGATCGTGGAGGCCATCAAGCTCCACAAGCATCTGTCGAAAAAAGAGGCATTTGAAGAAGCTGTAAGATGTTTAAAACAGGTAAATATCCCGAACCCGGAAGAACGGGCCAGGCAGTATCCCCATGAGTTTTCCGGTGGTATGCGCCAGCGTGCCATGATCGCCATGGCCTTAAGCTGCAATCCGAAGCTTCTGATCGCGGATGAGCCGACTACAGCCCTGGATGTGACGATCCAGGCTCAGATCATGGATATCCTGATCGAGCTGAAAGAGAAGATCAATACGGCTATCATCCTGATCACCCATGATTTGGGCGTGGTGGCGGGATCGGCCGACCGGGTAGCAGTTATGTACGCAGGCAAGGTGGTAGAGACCGGGTCCTGCGAGGATATCTTCTACCGGGGCGTGCATCCGTATGCGCTTGCGCTTTTGAAGAGCCTGCCTTCTGTGGATACCACAAAGGCGGAACCGTTGACATCGATTCCCGGCACGCCGCCGGATCTGTTAAGCCCGCCGAAGGGCTGCGGCTTTGCGGCGCGGTGTTCCCACTGCATGAAGATCTGTCATGAGCAGGAACCGCCGGAATTTACTGTGGGCGAAGGACATACGGCAAGCTGCTGGCTGCTGCATCCTGACTGCCCGACAGCAGAGGAAAGGGGGGAACACCAGTGA
- a CDS encoding oligopeptide/dipeptide ABC transporter ATP-binding protein, with translation MTDEILVQAEGLCKYFKVSGGRTLRAVDNVNLTIRRGETLGLVGESGCGKSTLGRTMMGIYPPTKGKLIYDGKELNLNNKRERFEFTKKAQIVFQDPYASLDPRMTVGSIIEEGMVIHNMYDAAKRKERVERFLDIVGLNREHAGRFPHEFSGGQRQRIGIARALAIEPEFIVCDEPISALDVSIQAQIINLLHELQKRMSLTYLFIAHDLNIVKYISDRIAVMYLGSVVELADSHELYMDTLHPYSQALLSAVPIPDPAKEAQKQRQIIDGDVPSPINKPKGCAFSSRCPRVCGKCHESVPELKEVKPGHFVACHLVE, from the coding sequence GTGACAGATGAGATCCTGGTACAGGCAGAAGGCCTGTGCAAATACTTTAAAGTGAGCGGTGGGCGTACCCTGCGTGCTGTAGATAACGTAAACTTAACGATCCGCCGCGGTGAGACCCTGGGTCTGGTAGGCGAGTCCGGCTGTGGAAAATCCACCTTGGGACGTACCATGATGGGGATCTATCCCCCGACCAAAGGGAAGCTGATCTATGATGGGAAGGAACTGAATCTGAACAATAAGCGTGAGCGGTTTGAGTTCACGAAAAAGGCCCAGATCGTATTCCAGGACCCTTATGCGTCCCTGGACCCGCGTATGACGGTTGGTTCGATCATTGAGGAGGGCATGGTCATCCACAATATGTACGATGCCGCCAAGCGCAAGGAGCGGGTGGAGCGTTTCCTGGATATCGTGGGACTGAACCGGGAACATGCGGGACGGTTCCCTCATGAGTTCTCAGGCGGACAGCGCCAGAGGATCGGTATCGCCCGCGCCCTGGCGATCGAGCCGGAGTTCATCGTCTGCGACGAGCCGATCTCCGCGCTGGATGTGTCGATCCAGGCACAGATCATCAACCTGCTGCACGAGCTTCAGAAGAGGATGAGCCTGACTTACCTGTTCATTGCCCATGACTTAAATATCGTCAAATATATTTCAGACCGTATTGCTGTTATGTACCTTGGCAGTGTGGTGGAGCTGGCAGACAGCCATGAGCTTTATATGGACACGCTCCATCCTTACTCCCAGGCGCTCTTGTCCGCGGTGCCGATCCCGGACCCGGCCAAAGAGGCCCAAAAGCAGCGCCAGATCATCGACGGCGATGTGCCAAGCCCGATCAACAAGCCGAAGGGCTGCGCATTCTCCAGCCGGTGTCCGCGTGTCTGTGGCAAGTGCCATGAAAGCGTGCCGGAGCTTAAAGAGGTGAAGCCGGGGCATTTTGTGGCTTGCCATTTGGTGGAATAG
- a CDS encoding DeoR/GlpR family DNA-binding transcription regulator, which yields MISAERREQIKMILLQKKSVTVAEVAQNFDVSTETIRRDFEALAAEGFLIKSYGGATLAVRKNMTVSQKLKSGILIEAKRRMAKEAAKLVHPNDCIFLDHSTTVYEMCDELAGMPLTVMTNSLAVMNRMSEQPNIKLVIPGGNFDAKNQAFFGLEAVQYLKRHSFDKAFLSCRTLDIRRGLGDAEEMVADMRRNIIDSSDFNCLLIDSTKLGRSAFVQTCGYDNVHVLITDKKLEDTWPRFLEEQEIRFIECLEDEK from the coding sequence TTGATTTCAGCGGAGCGGAGAGAACAGATTAAGATGATACTGCTTCAGAAAAAAAGTGTTACGGTAGCGGAGGTGGCACAGAATTTTGATGTCAGTACAGAGACGATACGGCGGGATTTTGAGGCTCTGGCAGCAGAGGGATTTCTGATCAAATCCTATGGAGGGGCGACGCTGGCAGTCCGCAAGAACATGACCGTATCCCAGAAGCTAAAGTCCGGGATCCTGATCGAGGCGAAACGGCGGATGGCGAAGGAGGCTGCCAAGCTGGTGCACCCCAATGACTGTATCTTTTTAGACCACTCTACAACGGTTTATGAGATGTGTGATGAACTGGCAGGGATGCCGCTGACGGTTATGACCAATTCCCTGGCCGTGATGAACCGCATGTCGGAACAGCCGAATATCAAGCTGGTGATACCGGGCGGCAATTTTGATGCCAAGAACCAGGCTTTTTTTGGCCTGGAGGCGGTACAGTATTTGAAGCGCCACTCCTTTGACAAAGCATTCCTGTCCTGCCGGACTCTGGATATCCGCAGAGGACTTGGAGATGCGGAGGAAATGGTCGCAGATATGCGACGGAATATCATAGACAGTTCTGATTTTAACTGTCTTTTGATCGATTCTACGAAGCTGGGAAGGTCGGCGTTCGTGCAGACGTGCGGCTATGATAATGTTCATGTGCTCATAACAGATAAGAAGCTTGAGGATACCTGGCCCCGCTTTTTGGAGGAACAGGAGATCCGTTTTATAGAATGTCTGGAAGATGAGAAGTAG
- a CDS encoding substrate-binding domain-containing protein: MRKILSAVLAASMIVSLTACGSGSSGSAAGNTAAPAATSAGTAASDTTGITDTADASSAAGGSGEAAGAPLSGEEFVKKGYRIAYILNVASSDIFQMAVSSAKETAEALGMTVDVYFTDTDNVKFQDFVNTCAGQGYDAMFLSHGNQETAYDLVTMLQEKGIKVVCFDTQLTDANRNSVTVPGVTQMFQNDQMMADLLLDYICNTIYPEKVAAKEPVKILKIWRGPGVSPFDRRQETYLKYEQEGLIETLETLGPIDTANGEASMAQVVASALPKYPEGTVDAIWGCYDAYTRGAYVALMEANRKDIPVVSVDISNQDINYMLDGNNVWRACSTVDFSTIGEQGIRILAMKLNGDETEDVYNLTPSLVLAEDLKADSNVLNLKDSIEGYGVNNDHIAEWMEPYIDKK; this comes from the coding sequence ATGAGGAAAATTTTGTCAGCGGTATTGGCAGCATCGATGATCGTGTCCCTGACGGCATGTGGCAGCGGCAGTTCGGGGTCTGCCGCGGGGAACACAGCGGCGCCGGCAGCTACATCAGCGGGAACAGCAGCGTCGGACACAACAGGCATAACAGATACGGCAGATGCTTCAAGCGCAGCAGGGGGAAGCGGCGAGGCAGCGGGGGCGCCTTTAAGCGGTGAGGAATTTGTAAAGAAGGGATACCGGATCGCTTACATATTGAACGTGGCGTCCTCTGATATTTTCCAGATGGCAGTCTCGTCTGCAAAGGAAACGGCAGAAGCCCTGGGGATGACGGTGGATGTGTATTTTACTGATACGGACAATGTTAAGTTTCAGGACTTTGTTAATACCTGTGCGGGGCAGGGATATGATGCGATGTTCCTCTCCCATGGGAACCAGGAGACCGCTTATGACCTGGTCACGATGCTGCAGGAAAAAGGGATCAAGGTCGTCTGCTTTGATACACAGCTCACAGACGCCAACCGGAACAGCGTGACCGTGCCGGGCGTGACCCAGATGTTCCAGAATGACCAGATGATGGCGGACCTTCTGCTGGATTATATCTGCAACACGATCTATCCGGAAAAGGTCGCTGCTAAAGAACCGGTCAAGATCTTGAAGATATGGAGAGGCCCCGGCGTATCACCTTTTGACCGCCGTCAGGAGACTTATCTGAAATATGAGCAGGAAGGCCTGATCGAGACTCTTGAGACCTTAGGGCCGATCGACACAGCCAATGGGGAAGCCAGCATGGCGCAGGTGGTTGCTTCCGCGCTGCCGAAATATCCGGAGGGGACGGTAGATGCGATCTGGGGCTGCTACGACGCCTATACAAGAGGCGCATATGTGGCGCTCATGGAGGCAAACCGTAAGGATATCCCGGTTGTGTCCGTGGATATCTCCAACCAGGACATCAACTACATGCTGGACGGCAACAACGTATGGCGCGCCTGTTCCACGGTGGATTTCTCGACGATCGGCGAACAGGGAATCCGTATCCTGGCTATGAAGCTGAACGGGGATGAGACGGAGGATGTGTATAACTTAACGCCTTCTCTGGTGCTTGCAGAGGACTTAAAAGCGGATTCCAACGTGCTGAACTTAAAGGATTCGATCGAAGGGTACGGCGTGAACAATGACCACATTGCAGAGTGGATGGAGCCGTATATCGACAAGAAATAA
- a CDS encoding sugar ABC transporter ATP-binding protein, with protein sequence MQNTERIKLEVRGVSIEFPGVKALSDVNFTIETGEIRAVVGANGAGKSTLMKVLAGVNPGYTGDIRYKGEPVEVRTPQAAKELGIEIVYQEVDMALFPDQTVAENVMMNKLIRGMKNPFVNWKGLRKEAKETLERLHINVDENKMVRQLSLAEKQMVLIARAVREKCNFLILDEPTAPLSVSETKELFRIVRNLMEAENIAVIFISHRLQEVLEICDKIDVMRNGQMVGQLEVTKDLTSKMIVDKMLGRSFQEDFPKADVKLGEVAFEAKHLQDEDGMVNDVSLTVRSGEIVGVSGLVGAGKTELCKLLFGDSRKKSGQVFLHGKELNIKSPTDAVRAKIGLVPEERRKEGVLVDEPVFFNLSAATLSSFCTAGGFVKKKEEVENARKYIQSLGIKTPSEFQMVRYLSGGNQQKVAVGKWLAADCEIYIFDEPTKGVDVGAKQDIYELITTIAKAGKCVLYVTSENSEILAITDRTYVMYGGRIMAELETKNTSEDEIMYYSTGGK encoded by the coding sequence ATGCAGAATACAGAACGAATCAAACTGGAAGTAAGAGGAGTCTCGATCGAGTTTCCGGGGGTCAAAGCATTGTCGGATGTGAATTTTACCATAGAGACCGGGGAGATCCGGGCGGTTGTGGGCGCCAATGGCGCGGGAAAATCCACGCTGATGAAGGTGCTGGCGGGCGTCAATCCCGGTTATACAGGAGACATCCGGTATAAGGGGGAACCGGTGGAGGTCCGGACTCCGCAGGCGGCAAAGGAACTGGGGATCGAGATCGTGTACCAGGAGGTGGACATGGCATTGTTCCCGGACCAGACCGTAGCGGAAAATGTCATGATGAACAAGCTTATCCGGGGCATGAAAAATCCATTTGTCAACTGGAAGGGACTGAGAAAAGAAGCAAAGGAGACCCTGGAGCGCTTACACATCAATGTGGACGAGAATAAGATGGTGCGGCAGCTTTCTCTGGCGGAAAAGCAGATGGTGCTGATCGCCAGGGCAGTCCGGGAAAAATGCAATTTCCTGATCCTGGACGAGCCGACGGCGCCTTTAAGCGTCAGCGAGACAAAGGAACTGTTCCGGATCGTCAGGAATTTGATGGAGGCTGAGAATATTGCGGTGATCTTTATCTCCCACCGGCTTCAGGAGGTGCTGGAGATCTGCGATAAGATCGACGTGATGCGGAACGGCCAGATGGTCGGCCAGCTTGAGGTCACGAAAGACTTGACCAGCAAGATGATCGTGGATAAGATGCTGGGCCGGAGCTTCCAGGAGGACTTCCCAAAGGCGGATGTAAAATTGGGAGAGGTGGCATTTGAGGCAAAGCACCTGCAGGATGAGGACGGCATGGTAAACGATGTGTCCCTGACAGTGCGTTCTGGGGAGATCGTGGGAGTCAGCGGACTGGTGGGAGCCGGCAAGACAGAGCTGTGCAAGCTTTTATTTGGTGACAGCCGCAAAAAAAGCGGGCAGGTCTTTCTGCATGGGAAGGAGCTGAACATCAAGTCCCCCACAGATGCGGTGCGCGCAAAGATCGGGCTGGTGCCGGAGGAGCGGAGAAAAGAAGGAGTATTGGTGGATGAGCCTGTATTTTTCAATCTGTCTGCGGCGACCCTTTCTTCCTTCTGTACGGCGGGCGGATTTGTAAAGAAAAAAGAAGAAGTGGAAAATGCCAGAAAGTATATACAGTCACTGGGGATCAAGACACCGTCGGAATTCCAGATGGTTCGGTATCTGTCGGGCGGCAATCAGCAGAAGGTGGCAGTGGGAAAATGGCTGGCTGCCGACTGTGAGATCTACATTTTTGATGAGCCAACCAAGGGCGTGGACGTGGGGGCAAAACAGGACATTTATGAGCTGATCACAACGATCGCAAAGGCTGGGAAATGCGTGCTCTATGTTACATCGGAGAACTCGGAGATCCTGGCGATCACAGACCGCACCTACGTGATGTATGGGGGCCGGATCATGGCGGAGCTTGAGACAAAAAACACATCGGAAGATGAAATCATGTACTATTCGACAGGAGGAAAATAA
- a CDS encoding ABC transporter permease has product MGAKIKNNLSVGKIIRDWAAVITVIFLFAFFSVRMPNTFATSDNFTTIFRSIAVTTVMAMGLTMTLAVGGFDLSAGSTATMSSFIMMSFLIWHNVNVWLSILITIAGTLVITLGSMFLIVKCKIPDLLATCAMMFFLDGLSLTYSGGGAISAGMPKPDGTPSLGIVPDVLKKMGTSPTIIIIMLVAVAFVHVFLNYTKYGRYIYAVGGNKIAAKLSGIPVNKYRIIAGLMAGTFVALAGILVAARNQSAQINGASSFSMPALSAVFIGRSFAGQGKPNAVGTLIGAALVGVLDNGLVMMSVPYYSLNAIKGLVLAIALASAYYSTKED; this is encoded by the coding sequence GTGGGTGCAAAAATAAAGAACAATCTGAGTGTGGGAAAGATCATCCGGGACTGGGCGGCAGTCATAACGGTGATATTTTTGTTTGCGTTTTTCTCGGTGAGGATGCCGAACACCTTTGCGACCAGCGATAACTTTACCACGATCTTCCGTTCCATCGCAGTGACGACGGTCATGGCTATGGGACTGACCATGACCCTGGCGGTGGGCGGCTTTGATCTGTCTGCAGGCTCCACAGCCACCATGTCCAGCTTTATCATGATGAGCTTTCTCATCTGGCACAACGTGAACGTCTGGCTGTCCATCCTGATCACGATCGCGGGAACGCTGGTGATCACCCTTGGTTCCATGTTCCTGATCGTAAAATGCAAGATCCCGGATCTTCTGGCGACCTGTGCCATGATGTTCTTTCTGGATGGTTTAAGCCTTACTTACTCAGGCGGCGGCGCTATCAGCGCCGGTATGCCGAAACCGGACGGGACGCCGTCCCTGGGGATCGTGCCGGATGTGTTAAAAAAGATGGGAACCTCGCCCACGATCATTATCATTATGCTGGTGGCTGTGGCATTTGTCCATGTATTTCTCAATTACACCAAGTACGGAAGATATATCTATGCGGTGGGCGGCAACAAGATCGCGGCAAAGCTCTCCGGCATTCCGGTGAACAAGTACCGGATCATTGCGGGCCTGATGGCGGGAACCTTCGTGGCCCTGGCGGGAATCCTGGTGGCGGCAAGAAACCAGTCCGCCCAGATCAACGGCGCATCCTCTTTCAGTATGCCGGCCCTTTCGGCTGTATTTATCGGCCGTTCCTTTGCCGGGCAGGGGAAGCCCAATGCGGTAGGCACCCTGATCGGCGCGGCTCTGGTAGGGGTTCTGGACAACGGCCTGGTCATGATGTCGGTCCCGTACTATTCCCTGAATGCGATCAAGGGGCTGGTTCTGGCGATCGCACTGGCGTCGGCTTATTATTCGACGAAGGAAGACTAA
- the mtnK gene encoding S-methyl-5-thioribose kinase, with protein sequence MGKFDQHFKMQEADAMEYAVEKGFFDRNAALSCKEIGDGNINYVFRVQEEDGEKSIIIKHADIRIRSSQSLADTDHNRIEAEILKLEGELAPGLVPEVYLYDPVMCCLVMEDLKDYKNMRYEMIAHHVYPTFAEDISTFMARTLMMTTDHVMDPDEKKGQVKNFINPALCKITEDLVYTDPYTDCHGKNRLNPDNREFFETELYRDEALRLEAAKLKDGFKANAQSLIHGDLHTGSIFVKEGATKVLDPEFAFYGPAGYDVGNVIANLIFAWASAEAAAHPAKEPAMGPTMEPTMEPEEVREDFQGWLENTIEAVVDRFAEKSVKILKEQATDVMAQTEGFAEWFVDGVLSDTAGVAGLELNRRIVGSAKVKDIDGIADAAQKAYAERICVLAAKRFIMERNTSYRRGRDYIDTLRAVREGLEEKERARS encoded by the coding sequence ATGGGTAAATTTGATCAGCATTTTAAAATGCAGGAAGCTGACGCCATGGAGTATGCCGTGGAAAAAGGCTTTTTTGACAGGAATGCCGCGTTGTCCTGCAAAGAGATCGGGGACGGCAATATCAATTACGTGTTCCGTGTGCAGGAGGAGGACGGAGAAAAATCCATCATCATCAAACATGCAGATATCCGCATCCGCTCGTCCCAAAGCCTGGCAGATACAGACCACAACCGGATCGAGGCGGAGATCCTGAAGCTTGAGGGGGAACTGGCGCCAGGTCTGGTGCCGGAGGTTTACTTATACGATCCGGTCATGTGCTGCCTGGTGATGGAGGATTTGAAAGATTATAAAAATATGCGGTATGAGATGATCGCACATCATGTCTACCCCACGTTTGCGGAGGATATTTCCACCTTCATGGCGCGGACCCTGATGATGACCACGGATCATGTCATGGATCCGGACGAGAAGAAAGGGCAGGTAAAGAACTTTATCAATCCGGCCCTCTGCAAGATCACGGAGGATCTGGTCTATACGGATCCTTATACGGACTGCCACGGGAAGAACCGCCTGAACCCGGACAACCGGGAGTTCTTTGAGACGGAGCTGTATAGAGATGAGGCTCTGCGCCTGGAGGCTGCAAAGCTGAAGGATGGATTTAAGGCAAATGCACAGTCGCTGATCCACGGGGATCTGCATACCGGTTCCATTTTTGTAAAAGAGGGGGCCACAAAGGTCCTTGACCCGGAGTTTGCGTTCTACGGGCCGGCTGGATATGATGTGGGGAATGTCATTGCCAACCTGATATTCGCCTGGGCAAGTGCGGAGGCGGCCGCTCATCCGGCAAAGGAACCTGCTATGGGACCGACCATGGAACCGACTATGGAGCCGGAAGAGGTGCGGGAGGATTTTCAGGGCTGGCTGGAAAACACCATCGAGGCGGTGGTGGACCGGTTTGCTGAAAAATCCGTGAAGATCTTAAAGGAGCAGGCCACGGATGTGATGGCGCAGACAGAAGGTTTTGCGGAGTGGTTCGTGGACGGTGTACTGTCAGATACAGCAGGCGTGGCGGGCCTGGAGCTGAACCGGCGGATCGTGGGCAGTGCGAAGGTGAAGGATATCGATGGGATCGCGGACGCCGCGCAGAAGGCATACGCGGAGCGGATCTGTGTGCTTGCGGCGAAACGGTTTATTATGGAGAGGAACACATCTTACCGCCGCGGACGGGATTATATTGATACGCTGAGAGCGGTCCGGGAGGGACTGGAGGAGAAAGAGAGGGCAAGATCATGA
- a CDS encoding class II aldolase/adducin family protein, whose product MTTQWGDRREQLLEMSRRAYGQALFAGTSGNLSIYDRESGLMLITPSSVPYETMEKDDLVLMKLDGEVVEGTNRPSSEWRMHAVIYQEKEEVSAILHTHSPYATSFAVNKQEIPVILIEMVPFLGGSVPVAEFALPGTESVGEEAVKALAGRNACLMANHGVLAVGTTLEQAHIRAVYVEDAAKIYSLALSNGETYEVPEEFVQIMLNRNKG is encoded by the coding sequence ATGACAACACAGTGGGGAGACAGAAGAGAGCAGCTGCTGGAAATGAGCCGCCGGGCTTATGGGCAGGCTCTGTTTGCGGGGACAAGCGGGAACTTGAGCATCTACGACCGGGAGAGCGGGCTGATGCTTATCACGCCCAGCTCAGTCCCCTATGAGACAATGGAAAAGGATGACCTGGTGCTTATGAAGCTGGACGGAGAGGTGGTCGAGGGAACGAACCGTCCGTCTTCCGAATGGCGGATGCACGCAGTGATCTACCAGGAAAAGGAGGAGGTCAGCGCGATCCTGCACACCCATTCCCCCTATGCCACTTCCTTTGCGGTCAACAAGCAGGAGATCCCGGTGATCCTGATTGAAATGGTGCCGTTTTTGGGCGGCAGCGTCCCGGTGGCGGAATTTGCCCTTCCGGGGACGGAATCCGTGGGGGAGGAAGCGGTGAAAGCCCTTGCGGGGAGAAACGCCTGCCTGATGGCAAACCACGGGGTGCTGGCTGTGGGAACGACTCTGGAACAGGCCCATATCCGGGCAGTTTACGTGGAGGATGCGGCAAAGATCTATTCCCTTGCCCTTTCCAACGGGGAGACTTACGAGGTGCCGGAGGAATTTGTACAGATCATGCTGAACAGGAATAAAGGGTAG
- a CDS encoding iron-containing alcohol dehydrogenase: protein MGINRFFAPKCSLFGYGSLIGLGDEINKRGYKKALIVTDRSLVELGIVKQVSDVLDQSGICYCLYDGVKPNPTVKNVDSGLAILKEEACDFVVSIGGGSAHDCAKAVTILAANGGSILDYRGLDQSRVPALPLIAVNTTAGTASETTRAYVIVNEETGEKFGSRDQYVIPAVAVDDHQLMMGLPKGLTAGTGMDALTHAVEAYVSVNGFVITSELALGAIRLIFQNLEKAALCPDEESREGMAAGQYLAGLAFGNAGCGLVHSMSHQLSAVYDLPHGLCNAVLLPAVCRFNLSDGEARRKYAQIGEMLFPLAVHGKTDQEKAEYLIGQIEAMSDRIGTKRRLSELNVKGEDISLLAEKSLCDGSLGNNPVQPTKEQIEELFASLM, encoded by the coding sequence ATGGGGATCAATCGTTTTTTTGCACCCAAGTGCAGTTTGTTTGGTTATGGAAGCTTGATCGGACTTGGGGATGAGATAAATAAAAGGGGTTATAAAAAGGCGCTGATCGTGACGGACCGGTCGCTGGTGGAGCTGGGAATCGTGAAACAGGTATCGGACGTGTTGGATCAGAGTGGAATCTGCTATTGCCTTTATGACGGCGTGAAGCCTAACCCGACCGTGAAAAATGTGGACAGCGGCCTGGCGATCCTGAAGGAGGAGGCCTGTGATTTTGTGGTATCGATCGGAGGTGGGTCGGCCCATGACTGTGCGAAGGCGGTCACGATCCTGGCGGCGAACGGGGGCAGCATCCTGGATTACCGCGGGCTGGACCAGAGCAGGGTGCCGGCCCTTCCGTTGATCGCGGTGAACACCACGGCGGGCACTGCCAGCGAGACCACGAGGGCTTACGTGATCGTCAACGAGGAGACAGGGGAGAAGTTCGGCTCCAGGGACCAGTATGTGATCCCGGCGGTCGCTGTGGACGATCATCAGCTGATGATGGGGCTGCCAAAAGGCCTGACGGCGGGAACCGGGATGGACGCCCTGACCCATGCTGTGGAGGCTTATGTTTCGGTCAACGGGTTTGTGATCACCTCGGAGCTGGCTCTGGGTGCGATCCGTCTGATCTTTCAAAATCTGGAAAAAGCGGCCCTCTGCCCGGATGAGGAGAGCCGTGAGGGGATGGCGGCAGGACAGTATCTTGCGGGCCTGGCCTTCGGAAACGCGGGCTGCGGTCTGGTACATTCCATGTCCCATCAGCTCAGCGCCGTCTACGACCTGCCCCATGGTCTGTGCAACGCGGTCCTTCTGCCTGCGGTATGCCGGTTCAACTTAAGTGACGGAGAGGCCAGGAGAAAATACGCGCAGATCGGGGAGATGCTTTTTCCGTTGGCGGTGCACGGCAAGACAGATCAGGAGAAGGCAGAGTACCTGATCGGGCAGATCGAGGCCATGTCAGACCGGATCGGGACGAAACGCCGCCTGTCTGAGCTGAATGTGAAAGGGGAGGATATTTCCCTGCTGGCGGAGAAGTCCCTGTGTGACGGAAGCCTGGGGAATAATCCGGTGCAGCCGACGAAGGAGCAGATTGAGGAGCTGTTTGCTTCTTTGATGTAG
- a CDS encoding S-methyl-5-thioribose-1-phosphate isomerase — MVRADEGMGFLLKYENVAWYEDGAVRILDRRIYPVRVEYVVCRRHEEVAKAIADMVTQSGGPYTAAAMGMALAAYEAKDMAEAELLAYMEQAAYTLSHARPTTVEKMKRVTEGSMNVVREEVQAGRAGQALVDALADYAFSYINGNYTRFQSIGKYLADKIPRGGTIMTQCFAETVIGTLLNECRKQNNEIKVICPETRPYFQGARLTASVAYDMGFDVTVITDNMPAYVMREKKVDVFTSAADVITVDGHIVNKVGTFQIALAAQYWGIPYYATGTPNRAHPDMSSVKIELRDPELVMDAMGTKVTKDGVKGFYPAFDVTPPKLCNGVVTDKGIFSPYNLGAYFES, encoded by the coding sequence ATGGTCAGAGCAGATGAGGGAATGGGTTTCCTTCTGAAATATGAAAATGTAGCATGGTACGAGGACGGGGCTGTCCGGATCCTGGACCGCAGGATCTACCCGGTGCGGGTGGAGTATGTGGTCTGCCGCAGACATGAGGAGGTGGCGAAGGCCATCGCGGACATGGTGACCCAGAGTGGAGGGCCATACACCGCGGCAGCCATGGGCATGGCGCTGGCGGCCTATGAGGCAAAGGATATGGCGGAGGCGGAGCTTCTGGCCTATATGGAGCAGGCGGCGTATACCCTTTCTCATGCCAGGCCCACCACGGTTGAGAAAATGAAGCGGGTGACGGAAGGATCCATGAACGTGGTGCGGGAGGAAGTGCAGGCGGGCAGGGCAGGACAGGCGCTGGTGGATGCCCTGGCGGACTATGCATTTTCCTATATCAACGGCAACTATACGCGGTTTCAGTCCATTGGGAAATACCTTGCGGATAAGATCCCCAGGGGCGGCACCATCATGACCCAGTGCTTTGCGGAGACAGTCATCGGGACGCTTCTCAATGAGTGCAGGAAGCAGAATAATGAGATCAAGGTGATCTGCCCGGAGACCCGGCCGTATTTCCAGGGGGCAAGGCTGACCGCCAGCGTGGCTTATGACATGGGCTTTGATGTGACTGTAATCACGGACAATATGCCGGCCTATGTGATGCGGGAGAAAAAAGTGGACGTGTTCACTTCGGCGGCGGATGTGATCACGGTGGACGGTCATATCGTCAATAAGGTTGGCACGTTCCAGATCGCCCTGGCTGCCCAGTACTGGGGTATCCCCTACTATGCGACCGGAACCCCCAACAGGGCGCATCCGGACATGAGCTCGGTGAAGATTGAGCTGAGGGACCCGGAGCTGGTCATGGACGCCATGGGGACGAAGGTGACGAAGGACGGAGTGAAGGGATTTTACCCGGCCTTTGATGTGACGCCGCCCAAACTGTGCAACGGCGTGGTGACGGACAAGGGGATCTTTTCACCGTATAACCTTGGTGCGTATTTTGAATCTTGA